In Misgurnus anguillicaudatus chromosome 14, ASM2758022v2, whole genome shotgun sequence, the genomic window acatcaaatagacgtctcCGAGATGTATGTGTACTATCAGGGTCAATTCAAAGCTCTGCATTAGGAAGTATAAGATTTTAAGAAACTttgaaaaaaactaaacatgTATTTCACACCAAGGGATCAGGGTGTTAGGTGGTTAGCATGGCCCAGTTAGCCTATTCCACTAAACTGTTAGAAATTTTTTGTACCACAGCTGTCACTAGGACAGTACTCTTTAAACAGTCCTAATATGTATGATTTGGTACAGGTATGTATGTATTtgatacaaatatgtacctttgaaatACTAATGTGAACTCTTTGGGTCCACAGCTGTACTTTTTTAAAGAGTACCGCCCCAGTTACAGATGGAATACATATTTTGatctttttttctgacagtttaGATGCTGTAATGTGTTACGCCCCATTAAGACAGCCAGCAATTAGCAGTAGCAAAGGGACATGATTTCTTTAACTTTAATGGAAGCTTGGCAACTTCATGACTGTTGGCGACAGGAAGTGGGCTTAGCAACAAAGTTGAAAAAAGTTTAGCGACTTTTAAATGAGAGCAAAGCAGTGGAGTTTACTTCATCGGTCTcgcgtcagttactggagtggacagTAATcatttatgacaaccagatttagaaacgccccCTAATGACCTCATTAAAAGAGATGGGTGACACACAGCAAGGAGGTCACTGGTGGTCTGATCCAGGTGTGTAAATTATTTCgattgtattttaaaaaaattaaaacaataaatctattattgaatatttattttctatagagggtatgcacgtgacatcaccttcggcgaaagtgcctgcggttacgcccactgagtggcaaaagaggGAACGGTAGAATTTGTGTACCGTGTGAAATCAGCAGAAACACTGGGAAAACGGGTCTAAATGGGaaacagctgttgtgcgatagactggaCTAAGAGATtaaacaagaattcggagctatcgttttacagactgccatgctaacgtccacagaccacaggtgggttgacaagttgctagggttttactttctacttaaaagtattttgtcaaatatttgtattttatccatctttttctttggaaaacatacattccaaagaatattatcattgtttttattctattacatttcataaaatacaagtttttgttttacatttaatatttaagtacattaactgAAGTAAAAgcacacaattttaatgtaattgggtattaaatgaattttaatatgcaatattaaagaatacacagtatgattatatgctttagaatgtagtgaagtaaaaattttcccaagacaaacaccctaataaagcacagatgcttggaaaatatacctaatgtaactaagtattgtccacctctgctattaagtccaaattaattcaatttaagctgataatagtcagttttactggcgtttttgcagcagccgctatgaaaaccagccattttgttgaacgttttgCCACTCGACGGGGCGAGTTCCGGCGTGGTCacatggaaaagtgacgtcaatgcataccctctattataTTATAGATTTACTATAGATTTACCAGTTTTACTAGCTGCTTATCTTAGTCTCAAATTTCACCTTTAAAAAAGCTGGTATATCTCCAAAAAATTGTGGTTAAATTGACCATCacaatttatcaaaatatttgttgttttaacttaaaGTAAATGTTCATACttctttaaacttttattaattcaacaatgttgacatttttaactaaaaatgttAAGGCACCACAAACACTCTTTAAGTTTAAACAGCTACCACTAacaaatttttatatttgaaaaatctAGAATCTTGCTTCATAAAATGGTCTTTAGAAATTACCAGAAATGTACTATGTCGTGTTAAAAACACTGCGGTGGGTGACATCTCTTCTTGCTATAGTGACGCAAGAAAATTACGTTAAATGTCATTTATTCAATCAATAGTGTGTAATCATACATTCAGTGTGTGTTGGGGGTAAAGAGGGGGAGACGTGGGGGTGTAATTTAGGTACAGAAATGGTATTTTCCCTCCGTAGTATACGAAGAACCAAGATGAATAATTTCTTATACATTGACATGAGTCAGCTCGCTAGAATCTAATGAGCTGTTcacattttttcacatttactaAGAAACGTTGTGGGGGCATTCACGAACACATTGCAACACACTGCCTTATGCAATATACAGTTTTCTGGATGATCTGCACTATCCTATCCCTATCGtgtttatgtatataaatatatattaatccctctcaagggtttttgtcctcctaagagttttcccacagggtttttcatCCCCGGAAGTgtcagccaacattggcttaacttagcactttattgtatacgttacattgttactacgctcgcttgtactGTTTATTCTTAACCGCTGTTGTCGTCTTATATTATCTATAgattattctgtgtttttccctacatctattcatgtaaagctgctttgaaacaattaacaattgtgaaaagcgctacataattaaaattgaattgaatattttaatatattatagaattaaatttaatataaattaaattaattcacaaaaataaccttaaaaaaatgaagatGCACATCaatcaaaaaatagaaaaacaaaacaaaaaaactattgtttaaatgtagcttaaataaattgattgcaatcacactcttaaaaaaagatgttaattttttacacaattttacagtaattttgtgttgattttgtgttaaaatataacacaagttgtgttaaaagtaacacaaaatgtgttgttgttttaataacaacacagagatgggtggattctgggacaatgGATGTAGtgtgttttaacacattcgttctaagagtgtaccttaaaaaaatttagtaaattgaatgaatcattttttttcagtgtatctgGTTCATTTCTTGGagcatgtaaacaaacatactTAAACAACAGAGAGACAGATGCGTTTTAAGGTGTTTTAATCCAAAGTCGGAGCAGACCAAGACATAAGTAAAGCAGTTAAATACTAAAACAGGACACATTTCTGCCTCTTCCTGTTAGTAtaaaattctgtgtaatttcTAGTCTGTTTTCAACTTGGATGACACGCTGCACTGGGAAAATAACGCaaaggaggaaataaaaatCCAACACAGTGGCAGCATCAAATAAAAGTCAAGTTTACAGATTGActaaaatgatgatgatgatgataaaagAGGGGCACAGAAATGGTTTACATAATAACTGCTGATCCTCAACTGTATACTGTACGTTCAACACTTTGGGCATCATCTCATATCCGTTAAAAGAGGATCAATCACACGACAAATATGAATATACAGATTAAAAAAAGACTATatagaaaataaaacaaaatgcaaCTTTTCAGCATAGGTCATTAGAGCAGCTAAAACCAGTCAACTGGATATGTAACAACTGGTTTCCCCAAGCTGCTTCCAGTAGGTGCATTCAAACAATTACTGCATGGTAGGCATTGATCATAGACACAACATGAACACACACTGGCATGATGAAGAGTACACAGTCGATTCTAACCAAATGGATATCCCACAGACGAAAAAACACCCTTTACCCATTCATATTGATtctttataaacttttaaaaaaataactatgGGTTTAAGGGTGTTAACTGGGTATGTTTTGTATATATATGTTTAAAATGAAATGCGAGAGCATGTGCTAACATTCTTTACAAATACCCAAGAAAAACAAGCTGGAAAGAAATATGCATAGAATCGATACAAGGCAAATCATCAATCACCTAATGGTGTGCAATAAGCGTAATGTTAAGCATGAAACAATATGCTGGATTGGCTTGGTGGATATAGTGAAAGGCTTGTCAAATACTAAAAACAGGGCGATGAAGGTGCTTTTGTTTCTCTGGAATCAATTTGAATAAGGCAAATTGAATCTAAAGCATCGAAATGATCTTGTATTTTCTTGACAGGACCCTGAACGATACTGACAGACTTTTTCCCAGTAGAGAACAGAGCACGTCTACATTCAAAGAGTCATTTCGAACATACATTTTCTGGACACTAGTACTGACTATGTCAGTCTTTTGGagctaaattaaaaaaataaaagcattCAGGTGCGGAAATGACTTTGATAGATGTACCGAAAAAAGAACAGGAACATTTTGAAAGCTATGAATAATGCATAGGCTTCTCAGAACATAAGCAGAAGGAAGGCCACACAACAACTTATCTTGTGAACTCAAAAAAGAAAGACAGTGTGTAACTCTCGAATGTATGTACCAATGGCTtctgattaaaaataaatgcatttcgATTACCCCAGGAAACACCATGTGACAAAACAGGACTTGTGACAACTTTAAAAAGCAAACTAGTGGACAACGGCTGTTTCAGAACTCTGAATTCATGTGTCATCATCATTGTACAGCCCATTTCTTTAGGTAgcagaagttttttttttgttagttaCAAATGGTGAgtaattaaaaagaaatatgtttttttttaaatctctcACTTTGATTTTTTCTTGAGTTATTGCTTCCTGTGAACTGAATGTATGTGTATAAATGCGTGTACGTGTTTGACAAAAAGATGTCCCTAGCAAGCAGGCGTCTCGTTTTCGGCAGGCAGGTTGTTGGCTTTCTTTCTCCTCTTCATCAGCAGGGGATTGGAGGAGTCTTCGATCCTCTTGATTTTGACTTGCTCGTAATCGACTCTCATTGTTGCCAAGGCACTTGTCATTTCCTCCTGTCGAATGATCATGAACAAATTATCAGTAAATCAAAATCTGGAGGTGAAAGTTGCACAATAAGGAAATCATCTTAACTGCAAAAGAAAACCTGTAGGGGTTTGTGGTACTGTAAGTGATATGGATTACGGCACCAAAATGCTTCTCAAGCAAAGCATAAATGAGATTCGAATCACGATCGATTTCAatagtttaaaggggacatttcacaagactttttttttaagatgtcaaataaatctctggtgtccacagagtacgtatgtgaagttctagctcaaaatacaatacagataatttattataacacgttaaaattgccactttgtaggtgtgagcaaaaatatagcaaattctgacatcacaaggggagccaacttttaatgatctattttttttcacatgcttgcagagaatgttttaccaaaactaagttactgggtcgttcccttttacattttctaggttgatacaagcactggggacccaattacagcacttaaacttaaagtcaaatttttataatatttaaatttcttttataataatttttcctttttttaataaattatgtaATAAATGATGGGCCTGTCTTGTAGTAGTATACAAGATATTCACTTTTTGGGCAAACAAAAGGAGCAAGATCTCACCTTGACATCTTCCCAAGTGTCTTTCTCTTCTTTCAGAACACGGCTGGTGTGTAAGGGCGTCTGTGGTACTTCCATTGATTGCTATGATAGTATAAAACACACCATAAACAACAAAGCTATCAACAGCATCAAATATTGCTGCAATGCATTAGTTTTGCACAATACCCGATACTAGAAAGGTACCGCAATACCCTACTGTTAAAAAGGAAccttttctaattttattagtATAaattctttaaagggacactttaccaatttgcattaagctttgtatcgttagaaacccagtcatgtttttgaataatttcccctgagaggggagaaatacagatttcagtatTGCACTTCCtttttcaatgatgtaaaaatggtcattttgcatcattgaaagaaggaagtgctacATCTTTGTCGAGGATgtaagactacaaacactcattcctcattttgcgaagggggggggggggctatggatgggacccactcacgctacagacctattacagatcagtgggtgggacttaagCTAAGTGAGATGCTAAGCTAAGCGACGTTGTGAAGCGAGCCAGACTTCATGTTATAATATTGATTACCTTCAGCTATTATTGTATGGAAGAGGATGATCCTTTATGAGCTACAACACAGCGAAGAGCTGCGGCGAAAAGCCAGAGGAGGACGCAGCAGcctcggcctctgctgcgtagaggaGCCCAGACTGGCGCAAGCTTGGACGGACTAGTAGTGCCTGTACTCTCGCTGTGTGCCTTCTGTAGGAAATTTCGGCATCCGATCAGGATATGTACGTTTGTGTGGTGAATGTCCCCGGGGAAGATAGGTACTTTGCGTACCGGCGTGTTTGTTTTAGAGACGCGTTTTTGGCTCACGAGCACAGACGCTGAGCCGGCGCATCTATGGAGTAAATGTACTGTGCGGTGTACGCGTTTGTGTGTGGCATTTTCTTCTTTGAGATTATTTACACGTTTGGCCAAGCActcttaaatataaacaaaaaactgAGTGAGGCCTGCTCCTACGACACAATTTTTGGTGTGGTGAACCCAAGCTTTGTACCGTATAtggatacatattttagaaTCCTAAACTGAAAGCGACAGCCAAAGcctgcagggataaacggacgtctgacgtctgaagtgagtgtttctattttcaCAGCATGGACACAATAGCATACAACGGAGCGGTGTTCTGGATTagtgggagtggcttgcagagctgtgcactGTGGGgcattgtgggagttgtagtttctcatacaaatgCGCCCTAAAATTAAGTTCTGTCTTTTCtcagtcaaataggcaccaaattctaaatttatgttacatttcgactacaaatatgactcactttcaataaagattaatgtttcaacaggtgaaatgtccctttaagaatgAACACCATTACATAAGAGCCGTGCGCATGAGCTCTCTGCAACTCTGTGACTAGATTGGGTACGTCAATTATTCTTGTTTTGTGTTTGGTAACACATTACTAATAATGggttaaataaaacaatttattcatctttgttaaccTTAATTACTATATTGCATAATATATCCTCAAAACAAATCAGAGAACATTTATTAAAGCACAATGAACTTACAGGAAAGTATCAAGATTCTTTATTCGGTTATGGTATCAAAGTTAACATTTTGGTATTGTGACAACACTACAATGCAGACAGGATACTTGTCTGCCTGCTTCAAAATGCAAACTCACATTGATCCAGGGATGGTTCATGAACTCTGTGATGGTCATCCTTTGTGTCGGCTCAGTTTTCAGTAACGTTCTGATAAGCTGTTTGGCTGAAAGGAAGACTGAGTCATTCAAATCTGCCTTTCTAAGAATTTTGATAGGTTCTAGGCCTGAAGATAACAGCATTCTAGGAAAGGCATCAAGTCGATTTAACGAAACAGGAACTTGAAATAGCTACCTTCCTCTGAAACTTCAGACCATTCAGGGTTTGGAAACTCATACTGTCCCATACGGATTCGTTTCTTCATACCAGGGGATATAGCTAGGCCATGGTTGGAATAGAATGGGGGGTAACCACATAGCCTGAAACAAAGAGTTGTTATGTAGCGAGCTATGCACGTGTGGCACAGGACTAAAACACGCATAAGCAGCTAGCTTTCATCGGCTGAACAGACAAAAAtgatgcatgaaaaacatgaaaCATTCACTTACAGAATATACATGATGACACCCAAAGACCACATGTCACAGGACTTGTCATACTTTTCTGGCCCAAGAACCTCTGGGGCTATAACATGAAAAAGatgaaaatacatttgaaatgaaaaacaaagaaaaggTCTGACCTTGCTTTGGAAATCAAGTAACCTTGTGCTCCAGCTTAAATTGAGCTTGATCAGAACCTAATTTTAGATACTACTAATAGAGAATGCTTACCGACGTAATAAGGAGTATAGCAAGGTGTGGCCAGTGAGTTGTGTGTTGTTGTCTCCTTTGCAAATCCAAAGTCTGTCAGTTTGAGAAGGGCATTGGGCCTTTTAGAGGTATATAGCAGGTTCTCTGGCTGCGGGGGAGATTTTTACTATTATTAGGCTGATTAGAGATCTTAGAAAGAAAACCAGAAAGTCAAAAAAGGTGCATCTGTAAAGCTGCATCTACACTAATCCGGATGTATTTGAAAACAGTGTTTTTGTTGAAAAAATGCTCATCGTCCACACTTGAGTTTTCAAGCGGTTTCCAGAAGTTGCTAATCCACACTGAAGTGTCCACAAATCCTTATTTCCAAGTACTGTGCATAAGTAAAGCCCGGAGTATAGGGTTGTGCCAATAGACAATAGTATTGTGTGTTGATGATTGTCAGACATATTGCTAATAGCGGGCGATAGTTATTTGGGTTTTATGAGGGTTTGTGAGCTTTACTTTGCGCGAGAGAGCTTGAATGCGCGCGGATTCCTTCTCGCATCCACGTGACGTCAATGCGCACgtctcggacctgaatgcgcgcaGCATGGACTCCTCttagcacctgaacttgtaatatgCATTTCCCTGCACAAGAGAGGTTGTTAGGCACGCAAAGATTTCAAACCAGCGAGTTTGTTGCTCCCACTCCCTGGAACGTAGAAAATTTTAGAATGCCTGGACTTAATGACGCAGAtagattaatggcatcagttttaagaaggctGCGGTCATAacagtgttgcccttgcttCCTTTTTGTCCAataatcaagtgacttgtcataaataagtaaaaaatttacaaataaataaataaatgagtaaactactgccccaccccctgatactatcgtgtatcggcgatctcacaggctgacgatagccCAACACTACCGGATAATAATCTTTTTTTATGTGTCGaaccttgcaaagtatagtatATTTGACTCGTACATGTACACTGATGTTAGGCTCGTGCACATTGTGAAGCAATGCATCTCATGAGAAACTTATGCGTGCAATGAAGGGTTTCAAAAATCCTAGAGTGGTGCGCACAGTACACGCACACTCTGATGACCAAAATTGCGTCACACACACTGTAACCCAAGACTTATCGACATGCGTCATTTACATCATGCGTTTATTTACTTAATGGCTTTTTATGGATTTTTGCAGTCAACAATACAATGCAAAAACTGCATTTTCAAATGTATCCATTTTTAAGGCGTTTTCAAACAGCTTTGTAGGCACTGGCACGGAAAATTAATAGAAAGGCCAAAACAGGTGTGAACCATATTGGTGTGAACAAGGCCTAATATTAAGTCCCTTATTAAGACTCTTACCTTGACGTCCCTGTGTGCAATGTTTATAGCATGTAAATACTGAATGGCCTCTCCTATACTCTTCATAATGTCAGAAGCCTCTGAAACATAAAGGTAAAATCAGTCAATCTTAATTATGTTTTAGCATTTTTAAGTGTTTATATATAAAGCCCGGAGTCGCTTACACTGTATTTTACACTGTCCAAAAGTAAATATGACCAAAACAAAAAGATGGACAATTATGGTACCTCTTTCAGTGAATGCCTGGTCCCCTCTGTCCTGAATTCGACTAAACAGCTCACCTCCATCCATGCTTTAAACATAACCAAAACAGAAAATCAGATTAAGTAACTCAACCTATTTAACATGCCTGTTTTCTCTCAAGACATTAATCGGCactgtcccgtgagcgggacactTGACTTTCcttcaatattttgcatgtaaatttgtatctatcatgacaaactatGTATCATTAGAAAgctaatgttttataaaataaattatgtagggagagtaattgattaaTTTATGAAAAGAGTTTGccttaaaacatttatatcctgtGAAAagcatattaattattaattatttatatcACTATAACACTATATCCCATTATAAATCTAGCAGgtaagctctaagaatgtagttttcatattttaaaaacgttctgcattaataataataatgcagtgacagtaatgaattaatttgtgacaagagtatgcagcaaagcgTTGAGACGTAAGTGGCCATTGTTAATAAAACCACTAAACGTTtgacacaaacctcatttttttgtgattttaacttgaaatttggatcacaacTACTTGAGACTTGTGGCTTCATGTTTACatgattacttttgtgaaacattcttataattgtatttataaaattaatgttattgcattatttttatttctttaaataaatttaaacagctatgacaattaatatttaatattttcacctccaaaCACTTCTGTGAAAAACATTAAATTGTcgtctttaaaacaagaccaagattaggcttctagaccaaaaactTCCAGagttacattattttaaaagtgtacATCACAGTTTCATCCCTGCTCACGCAAAAAGAATTTGTGCCAGTTAAGGGGTTAAACTGTCGATATGCAATATGTGCATAATAAACAGTGACACAGCAGAAACCTGTCATATTTCAAAGCAACTGTAGTTGTAGCAAAATTGTAGCAGTAATCTAATTTTGTATCACTTcaaccaaattttttttttatgtgaatTGTCAAACGTGCAGACCAACCACAAGTCACATAGAAATGGCtttctacaaatacatataAAACCACATGAAGTGGGATCTTTTCACCTTTGCCCCCAAGTAATCGATGTGGTTATCATTTCCGATTATACACAAACCACTTCTAAGCGTAGAAGTCGGGTGAGTTAGATTTCTTGCAAACGTGCCAATTGCGAGAAACTGGGTTAGTGGGCTTAGACAGACTGTCTCTTTCATCAGAAAAGAAAGGAAGTGGGGGCAGGAGGAGAGAAAAGGATGATTTTGATAACGGGACAGTGACTCAAAAATGGTCATTTGGCCTAAGAAGTGTCTCTATCATCAGAAAAAAAGGAAGTGGGGGGAGGAGGAGATTTTGATAATGGGACAGTGAGTCAAAAACGTGTGATTCTTTGTTGTGGTAGAAGAACATCTGTTTTGCATTAGGGTTGCATTTAATTTCAAAGAGTGAAACAAACCCTGCCATATGTATCTAATATGCAAATGTGCAGAATTTTGCCGTTCTCACGTCTATACTATGGACTAATGCATGCAAGGTAAGTTTCATTTCTACATTTCACCTGCAACTGCAGTTAGTTTCACTTGAAATCATCCAACTTCTGAAACACAGGGAAAAAAAACACTGAGTTTGACTGAAAAGGCCTAACTCGCACTGAGAACACAAGTAAGGGGCTATGAACGACCGAAACTCGTCTCTACGCTTTCAGTCTCACTAAACCCCAGCGGCTTTACGTTCCATCTGATAAACGCTACAAATGAATGTGCAAGAAAAAGGCTGGGTTATGAATTAACAATATAATACAGATGAGACTAGAGGCATGTGGTTTATGGCAAACC contains:
- the mapkapk2a gene encoding MAP kinase-activated protein kinase 2, encoding MLTNANSPPKFPNQQQQPQQQQQNPPQFMQGKSSLQIKKNAITDDYKVTSQVLGLGINGRVLEIFHKRSGDKYALKMLHDCPKARREVELHWRASSCTHIVRIVDVYENLYQNRKCLLIVMECMDGGELFSRIQDRGDQAFTEREASDIMKSIGEAIQYLHAINIAHRDVKPENLLYTSKRPNALLKLTDFGFAKETTTHNSLATPCYTPYYVAPEVLGPEKYDKSCDMWSLGVIMYILLCGYPPFYSNHGLAISPGMKKRIRMGQYEFPNPEWSEVSEEAKQLIRTLLKTEPTQRMTITEFMNHPWINQSMEVPQTPLHTSRVLKEEKDTWEDVKEEMTSALATMRVDYEQVKIKRIEDSSNPLLMKRRKKANNLPAENETPAC